The Amycolatopsis mongoliensis genome includes a window with the following:
- a CDS encoding suppressor of fused domain protein: MPSRAERYVAHLDTLTGSTEPRLQPIPSTHPGLDDVISFVYVDEPEPRYLTGATYGLSLADHTEWHGVKPELWISVRSDDPVWALAIGYLAEQLRGTCPFVYGDTIDFGEPIAPESDMTAFAVSAPAGLDAYQYTLIDIGGAPISVAGCFPVHDTERKYIREHGIDAFWQLDWDLYDVRRPPVV, encoded by the coding sequence ATGCCGAGCCGTGCCGAGCGGTATGTCGCCCATCTCGACACCCTGACCGGGAGCACCGAGCCCCGGCTGCAGCCGATCCCGTCGACCCACCCCGGGCTCGACGACGTCATCTCGTTCGTCTACGTCGACGAACCCGAACCGAGATACCTGACCGGCGCGACGTACGGCCTCTCGCTCGCCGATCACACCGAATGGCACGGCGTGAAACCGGAACTGTGGATCAGCGTCCGGTCCGACGACCCGGTCTGGGCGCTGGCCATCGGCTACCTCGCCGAGCAGCTGCGGGGCACCTGCCCGTTCGTCTACGGCGACACCATCGACTTCGGCGAGCCGATCGCCCCCGAGTCCGACATGACCGCTTTCGCCGTGTCGGCGCCCGCGGGCCTCGACGCGTACCAGTACACGCTGATCGACATCGGCGGCGCGCCGATCAGCGTCGCCGGCTGCTTCCCGGTGCACGACACCGAGCGGAAGTACATCCGCGAGCACGGCATCGACGCGTTCTGGCAGCTGGACTGGGACCTCTACGACGTCCGGCGCCCACCGGTCGTCTGA
- a CDS encoding LysR family transcriptional regulator, which yields MELRTLRYFVAVAEELHFGRAAVRLHMSQPPLSRAIKQLEADVGAVLLVRSAAGVTLTPAGAALLDEARALLDQADRARVRVAAAAGAATITVGLLADSADPDATRLADAYRRQHPEVEVRVRDTDLTDPTCGLRAGLVDVALTRGPFDETGLTVHRLRTDPVGAVLRADDPLARRDHLELADLAGRRWFRFPDGTDPVWQSYWHGGEPREGPVVRAVQECLQAVLWNGTVGLMPLGHRPPGELTVVPLTDLAPNPVVVAWKDAGPLVRSFVRLATAAYQTTGGRRTS from the coding sequence ATGGAGCTGCGCACGCTGCGGTACTTCGTGGCCGTCGCCGAAGAACTCCACTTCGGCCGGGCCGCCGTGCGGCTGCACATGAGCCAGCCGCCGCTGAGCCGGGCGATCAAGCAGCTGGAAGCCGACGTCGGCGCTGTCCTGCTGGTGCGCTCGGCCGCGGGCGTCACGCTCACCCCGGCCGGCGCGGCACTGCTGGACGAAGCACGCGCCCTGCTCGACCAGGCCGACCGGGCGCGCGTGCGCGTGGCCGCCGCGGCCGGCGCCGCGACGATCACCGTCGGCCTCCTCGCCGACAGCGCCGACCCGGACGCGACGCGGCTGGCCGACGCCTACCGCCGGCAGCACCCGGAGGTCGAGGTCCGCGTCCGCGACACGGACCTGACCGACCCGACGTGCGGGCTGCGCGCCGGGCTGGTCGACGTCGCGCTGACCCGCGGACCGTTCGACGAGACCGGCCTGACGGTGCACCGGCTGCGCACCGACCCGGTGGGCGCGGTGCTGCGCGCCGACGACCCGCTGGCCCGCCGCGACCACCTGGAGCTGGCCGACCTGGCCGGCCGGCGCTGGTTCCGGTTCCCGGACGGCACCGACCCGGTCTGGCAGTCGTACTGGCACGGCGGCGAACCGCGCGAGGGGCCGGTGGTGCGCGCCGTCCAGGAATGCCTGCAGGCCGTGCTCTGGAACGGGACCGTCGGGCTGATGCCGCTCGGCCACCGGCCGCCGGGCGAGCTGACCGTGGTGCCGCTCACCGACCTGGCGCCGAACCCGGTGGTCGTCGCCTGGAAGGACGCCGGCCCGCTGGTCCGGTCGTTCGTGCGGCTCGCGACCGCCGCGTATCAGACGACCGGTGGGCGCCGGACGTCGTAG
- a CDS encoding MBL fold metallo-hydrolase, with protein sequence MTDLTDPAVRVAGARELAPDLLVIPNARVDLVPNIGIVGGTEAVLVVDTGLGTANAAEVLAFAVEVAKGRRLYLTTTHFHPEHAYGAQVFAGEATYLVNRAQADDLATKGAGYLEMFRGLGEVVARRLEGVRVPVPDVVHDGVHELDLGGRTVLLRPTGRGHTAGDQVVEVPDAGVLFTGDLAETGQFAILPWFPPHDTDVTGIGWLAVLDRLALGAPRVVVPGHGEVGGVSVLTDVRDYLRELRDETWRRRDSGLGVAEIAAEVRDLLVGRHPEWAGREWIEPGVGCLCAEHDA encoded by the coding sequence ATGACCGACCTGACCGATCCCGCCGTGCGAGTGGCCGGTGCCCGGGAACTCGCCCCGGACCTGCTGGTGATCCCGAACGCCCGCGTCGACCTCGTGCCCAACATCGGAATCGTCGGCGGCACGGAGGCCGTCCTCGTCGTCGACACGGGCCTGGGCACCGCGAACGCCGCGGAGGTCCTCGCCTTCGCCGTCGAAGTCGCCAAGGGCCGCCGCCTGTACCTGACCACGACGCACTTCCACCCCGAACACGCCTACGGCGCGCAGGTCTTCGCCGGCGAAGCGACCTACCTGGTCAACCGCGCCCAGGCGGACGACCTCGCCACGAAGGGCGCGGGCTACCTCGAGATGTTCCGCGGCCTCGGCGAGGTGGTCGCCCGCCGGCTGGAGGGCGTCCGGGTGCCCGTTCCCGACGTCGTCCACGACGGCGTTCACGAACTCGACCTGGGCGGCCGAACGGTCCTGCTCCGGCCCACGGGACGGGGCCACACCGCCGGTGACCAGGTCGTCGAGGTGCCGGACGCCGGCGTGCTGTTCACCGGCGACCTGGCCGAGACCGGGCAGTTCGCGATCCTCCCGTGGTTCCCGCCGCACGACACGGACGTCACCGGCATCGGCTGGCTCGCCGTCCTGGACCGGCTGGCGCTCGGCGCGCCCCGGGTGGTGGTGCCCGGGCACGGAGAGGTCGGTGGCGTTTCGGTGCTCACCGACGTCCGCGACTACCTGCGCGAACTGCGGGACGAGACCTGGCGCCGCCGGGACTCGGGTCTCGGCGTGGCCGAGATCGCCGCCGAGGTCCGGGACCTGCTGGTCGGACGCCACCCGGAGTGGGCCGGACGCGAGTGGATCGAGCCCGGCGTCGGGTGCCTGTGCGCCGAGCACGACGCCTGA
- a CDS encoding phytoene desaturase family protein, producing the protein MDSYDVVVVGGGHNGLVAAAYLARAGRSVLVLERRGETGGAAVSFRAFDGVDVRLSRYSYLVSLLPKKIVADLGLDVRLKRRRMSSYTPTGDSGLLVDTGDDGRTAASFRAVTGSTSDFAAWRRFYELTGGVAERVFGTLTEPLLSEVDFRDRVGDAETWSLLFERPIGETLTSWFGDDTVRGVVLTDALIGTFAGADYGDLRQNRCLLYHVIGNGTGDWDVPVGGMGAVTGSLAAVAAGAGARLVTGAEVLSIDPDGEVRYRRDDAEHVVRGGHVLANVAPSALARLLGEEPPERPEGAQLKVNMVLSRLPKLRDPHVDPAEAFGGTFHVNETFTQLETAYREAAAGKIPTLPPCEIYCHSLTDPSILGPAERAAGAQTLTLFGLHMPARLFEGRNDEAREAALRATLASLNSVLAEPIEDCLLTGPGGKPCVEAKTPLDLEAELGLPAGHIFHRDLAWPFASDPAQAGRWGVETTHERVLLCGAGAVRGGGVSGIPGHNAAMAVLGVRAD; encoded by the coding sequence ATGGATTCCTACGACGTCGTGGTCGTCGGCGGCGGCCACAACGGGCTGGTGGCGGCCGCGTACCTGGCGCGGGCGGGCCGGTCGGTGCTCGTGCTCGAACGGCGCGGGGAGACCGGTGGCGCCGCCGTGTCGTTCCGCGCGTTCGACGGGGTCGACGTCCGGCTTTCGCGCTATTCCTACCTGGTCAGCCTGCTGCCGAAGAAGATCGTGGCCGACCTCGGCCTGGACGTGCGGCTGAAGCGGCGCCGGATGTCGTCCTACACGCCCACGGGCGACTCGGGTCTCCTTGTCGACACGGGGGACGACGGCCGGACGGCGGCGTCGTTCCGCGCGGTCACCGGGTCCACATCGGACTTCGCGGCGTGGCGCCGGTTCTATGAGCTGACCGGCGGTGTCGCCGAACGCGTCTTCGGCACCCTCACCGAGCCACTGCTGTCCGAAGTGGACTTCCGCGACCGCGTCGGTGACGCCGAAACGTGGTCACTGCTGTTCGAGCGGCCGATCGGCGAGACGCTCACGTCGTGGTTCGGCGACGACACGGTCCGCGGCGTCGTGCTCACCGACGCGCTGATCGGCACGTTCGCCGGAGCGGATTACGGCGACCTGCGGCAGAACCGCTGCCTGCTCTACCACGTGATCGGCAACGGCACCGGCGACTGGGACGTCCCGGTCGGCGGCATGGGCGCGGTGACCGGCTCGCTCGCGGCGGTGGCCGCCGGGGCGGGCGCGAGGCTCGTGACCGGCGCGGAGGTGCTGTCGATCGACCCGGACGGCGAGGTGCGCTACCGCCGTGACGACGCCGAACACGTCGTGCGCGGCGGGCACGTCCTGGCGAACGTCGCGCCGTCGGCCCTGGCGCGGCTGCTCGGCGAGGAGCCCCCGGAGCGGCCGGAAGGCGCGCAGCTGAAGGTGAACATGGTGCTGTCGCGGCTGCCGAAGCTGCGCGACCCGCACGTCGACCCGGCCGAGGCGTTCGGCGGCACGTTCCACGTCAACGAGACGTTCACCCAGCTGGAGACGGCCTATCGCGAGGCGGCGGCGGGGAAGATCCCCACGCTGCCGCCGTGCGAGATCTACTGCCACTCGCTGACGGATCCGTCGATCCTCGGCCCGGCCGAACGCGCGGCCGGCGCGCAGACCCTGACGCTGTTCGGCCTGCACATGCCTGCCCGGCTCTTCGAAGGGCGCAACGACGAGGCGCGCGAAGCGGCGCTGCGCGCGACGCTGGCTTCGCTGAACAGCGTGCTGGCCGAGCCGATCGAGGACTGCCTGCTGACCGGGCCGGGCGGAAAGCCCTGCGTGGAGGCGAAGACCCCGCTCGACCTGGAGGCCGAGCTGGGCCTGCCGGCCGGGCACATCTTCCACCGGGACCTGGCCTGGCCGTTCGCCTCGGACCCGGCGCAGGCGGGCAGGTGGGGCGTCGAGACGACCCACGAACGCGTGCTGCTCTGCGGCGCGGGAGCGGTGCGGGGAGGTGGTGTCAGCGGCATTCCCGGCCACAACGCGGCGATGGCGGTACTGGGCGTTCGAGCGGACTGA
- a CDS encoding serine protein kinase RIO, producing MRQHDFEDSDLFGERPSRRRKRSEDDTPRARRATRFDDEPEPTRSGRLTEGERVRLAKLRDDAYTENQLPDGADRWSTWDDAEHGPLPRPDWVVTELAAVDTDLGVLKTGKEADVHLLRRGLPGTPGTLLAAKRYRSDEHKLFHRDAGYLEGRRMRRSRETRAMAQRSAFGRNLIAEQWTVAEFAALSRLWTLGAPVPYPVQRNGTELLLEFLGEDDGTAAPRLAQVRPEPDELEDLWFQATAALELLASEGLAHGDLSAYNLLVHRGRLVVIDLPQVVDVVANPGGVEFLARDVRNLAGWFHGRGLGEHVTNTDELLAELVSAAGLG from the coding sequence GTGCGCCAGCACGACTTCGAAGACTCCGACCTGTTCGGCGAACGTCCGTCCCGCCGTCGCAAGCGGTCCGAGGACGACACCCCGCGGGCCCGCCGGGCCACGCGGTTCGACGACGAACCCGAACCCACCCGCAGCGGCCGGCTGACCGAAGGCGAACGCGTCCGGCTCGCCAAGCTCCGCGACGACGCCTACACCGAAAACCAGCTGCCGGACGGCGCCGACCGCTGGTCCACCTGGGACGACGCCGAGCACGGCCCGCTCCCCCGGCCGGACTGGGTCGTCACCGAGCTCGCCGCCGTCGACACCGACCTCGGCGTCCTCAAGACCGGCAAGGAGGCCGACGTCCACCTGCTGCGGCGCGGCCTGCCCGGCACCCCCGGCACGCTGCTCGCCGCGAAGCGCTACCGCAGCGACGAACACAAGCTGTTCCACCGCGACGCGGGCTACCTCGAAGGACGGCGGATGCGCCGCTCCCGGGAGACCCGGGCGATGGCGCAGCGCAGCGCGTTCGGCCGCAACCTGATCGCCGAACAGTGGACCGTCGCGGAGTTCGCCGCGTTGAGTCGCTTGTGGACGCTCGGCGCACCCGTGCCGTACCCGGTGCAGCGCAACGGCACCGAGCTGCTCCTCGAGTTCCTCGGCGAGGACGACGGGACGGCCGCACCCCGGCTGGCCCAGGTGCGCCCGGAGCCGGACGAGCTCGAGGACCTGTGGTTCCAGGCCACCGCGGCGCTCGAACTGCTCGCCTCGGAAGGGCTCGCGCACGGCGACCTCTCGGCGTACAACCTGCTGGTGCACCGCGGCCGGCTGGTGGTGATCGACCTGCCGCAGGTGGTCGACGTCGTCGCCAACCCCGGCGGCGTCGAGTTCCTCGCGCGGGACGTGCGCAACCTCGCCGGCTGGTTCCACGGCCGCGGGCTCGGGGAGCACGTCACGAACACCGATGAGCTGCTGGCGGAACTCGTTTCCGCCGCCGGGCTCGGGTGA
- a CDS encoding DEAD/DEAH box helicase: protein MTVTFNSGPSSTSAHAGRPDRRPRQRPAGGDTLRDDAVETVATRTFAELGLPEPLLRALAEAGITSPFPIQSATIPDALAGRDVLGRAQTGSGKTLAFGLAMLARLADGKARPKRPRALILVPTRELAMQVADSLTPLAKSLGLWCRTAVGGMAFARQADALSRGVDLLIATPGRLSDHVRQGTAHLGDCNFIALDEADQMADMGFMPQVREIMDLTPPGGQRLLFSATLDGDVNRLVRQYLSDPVTHSVAPSTASVTTMDHHVLQVSHQDKQDIITQIGAREGRTIMFVRTKHHVDRLTERLREQGVNAQALHGGKTQGQRNRVLADFKEGHAPVLVATDVAARGIHVDDISLVLHVDPAADHKDYLHRAGRTARAGASGVVVTLVTNDQRRMVKRMTDRAGVRAESTMVRPGDEALNRITGAREPSGEPVIERRRENPRRGGGGGFRGDRGYGGASRGGYRGDRSQGERGGSSYGGDRGDRGGDRGGYGQRSGEGRPGGFGGRGRQPRSGNGGGYGRPSRGPRRGYDS from the coding sequence GTGACAGTCACGTTCAACTCTGGTCCTTCCTCGACGTCCGCGCACGCGGGCCGTCCCGACCGTCGGCCGCGTCAGCGCCCCGCCGGTGGGGACACGCTGCGCGACGACGCGGTCGAGACGGTGGCGACCAGGACCTTCGCCGAGCTGGGCCTGCCGGAGCCGCTGCTCCGCGCGCTGGCCGAGGCCGGCATCACCAGCCCCTTCCCGATCCAGTCCGCGACCATCCCGGACGCCCTGGCCGGCCGCGACGTGCTGGGCCGCGCCCAGACCGGCTCCGGCAAGACCCTCGCCTTCGGCCTGGCCATGCTGGCCCGGCTCGCCGACGGCAAGGCCCGGCCGAAGCGCCCCCGCGCGCTGATCCTCGTCCCGACCCGCGAGCTGGCCATGCAGGTGGCCGACTCGCTGACCCCGCTGGCCAAGTCGCTCGGCCTGTGGTGCCGCACGGCCGTCGGCGGCATGGCCTTCGCCCGCCAGGCCGACGCGCTCTCCCGCGGCGTCGACCTGCTGATCGCCACCCCGGGGCGGCTGTCGGACCACGTCCGCCAGGGCACCGCGCACCTGGGCGACTGCAACTTCATCGCCCTCGACGAGGCCGACCAGATGGCCGACATGGGCTTCATGCCGCAGGTCCGCGAGATCATGGACCTCACCCCGCCGGGCGGGCAGCGGCTGCTGTTCTCGGCGACGCTCGACGGTGACGTCAACCGCCTCGTGCGGCAGTACCTGAGCGACCCGGTCACGCACTCGGTCGCGCCGTCGACCGCGAGCGTGACGACCATGGACCACCACGTGCTCCAGGTGTCGCACCAGGACAAGCAGGACATCATCACGCAGATCGGCGCCCGCGAGGGCCGCACGATCATGTTCGTCCGCACCAAGCACCACGTCGACCGCCTCACCGAGCGCCTGCGCGAGCAGGGCGTGAACGCGCAGGCCCTGCACGGCGGCAAGACGCAGGGGCAGCGCAACCGCGTCCTCGCCGACTTCAAGGAAGGCCACGCCCCGGTGCTGGTCGCCACGGACGTCGCCGCGCGCGGCATCCACGTCGACGACATCTCGCTGGTGCTGCACGTCGACCCGGCGGCCGACCACAAGGACTACCTCCACCGCGCGGGCCGCACGGCGCGCGCCGGGGCGTCCGGTGTCGTCGTCACGCTGGTCACCAACGACCAGCGCCGCATGGTCAAGCGGATGACCGACCGGGCCGGCGTCCGCGCCGAGTCCACGATGGTCCGCCCGGGTGACGAAGCACTGAACCGCATCACCGGTGCCCGCGAGCCCAGCGGCGAGCCGGTCATCGAGCGCCGGCGCGAGAACCCGCGTCGCGGCGGCGGCGGTGGCTTCCGCGGCGACCGCGGTTACGGCGGCGCGAGCCGCGGTGGCTACCGCGGCGACCGCAGCCAGGGCGAGCGCGGCGGCAGCAGCTACGGCGGCGACCGCGGTGACCGCGGTGGCGACCGTGGCGGTTACGGCCAGCGCTCCGGCGAGGGTCGCCCCGGCGGCTTCGGCGGCCGCGGCCGTCAGCCCCGCTCCGGCAACGGCGGCGGCTACGGCCGCCCGAGCCGTGGCCCGCGTCGCGGCTACGACAGCTGA
- a CDS encoding 8-amino-7-oxononanoate synthase: MTTPPTLPPDEVFDWLDTEAEKRANAGLVRQLRPRPAKADELDLAGNDYLGLARDKRVAGASAAAALRWGAGSTGSRLVTGSTELHTELELELARFCGVQAALVFSSGFTANLGAVTALSGSESAIVTDKYIHASLIEGCRLSRADVAAVAHATPSAIKNALATRRKPRALVVTDSVFSVDGDLAPLGELAGICREHGAAMVVDDAHGFGILGDGGRGAVHAAGLAGAPDVVTTLTLSKSLGAQGGAVLGPRRVIKHLIDTARSFIFDTALAPASAAAALAALHALKEEPGLAEKVLENAGNLAMSLQAAGLKVSLPDAAVISVQAPSAETAVAWAAACAEQGIRVGCFRPPSVPDGISRLRLTARADLTESDVDRAVKVITATAPRGATA; this comes from the coding sequence GTGACTACGCCGCCGACACTGCCGCCCGACGAGGTTTTCGACTGGCTCGACACCGAGGCGGAGAAGCGGGCGAACGCGGGGCTCGTGCGGCAGCTGCGGCCGCGTCCCGCCAAGGCGGACGAGCTGGACCTGGCCGGCAACGACTACCTCGGGCTGGCCCGTGACAAGCGCGTCGCCGGGGCTTCCGCGGCGGCCGCGCTGCGCTGGGGCGCCGGGTCGACCGGGTCACGGCTGGTCACCGGTTCGACCGAGCTGCACACCGAGCTGGAGCTGGAGCTCGCCCGGTTCTGCGGCGTGCAGGCGGCACTGGTGTTCTCGTCCGGGTTCACCGCGAACCTGGGCGCGGTGACGGCGCTGTCGGGGTCCGAGTCCGCGATCGTCACCGACAAGTACATCCACGCGTCGCTGATCGAGGGCTGCCGGCTCTCGCGGGCCGACGTCGCCGCGGTCGCGCACGCAACGCCGTCGGCAATCAAGAACGCGCTGGCGACCCGGCGGAAGCCGCGGGCGCTGGTGGTGACCGACTCGGTGTTCTCGGTCGACGGCGACCTCGCCCCGCTCGGCGAGCTGGCGGGGATCTGCCGCGAGCACGGCGCGGCGATGGTGGTCGACGACGCGCACGGGTTCGGCATCCTGGGCGACGGCGGCCGCGGCGCGGTCCACGCGGCCGGGCTGGCGGGCGCGCCCGACGTCGTCACGACGTTGACGCTGTCGAAGTCCCTCGGCGCTCAGGGCGGGGCGGTGCTGGGGCCGCGTCGGGTGATCAAGCACCTGATCGACACGGCTCGCAGCTTCATCTTCGACACCGCACTGGCGCCCGCGAGCGCCGCCGCCGCTTTGGCCGCGTTGCACGCGCTCAAGGAGGAGCCGGGGCTGGCGGAGAAGGTGCTGGAGAACGCGGGCAACCTGGCGATGTCGTTGCAGGCGGCCGGGTTGAAGGTGAGCCTGCCGGACGCCGCCGTGATCTCGGTTCAGGCGCCGTCCGCCGAGACGGCGGTGGCGTGGGCGGCGGCGTGCGCGGAGCAGGGCATCCGCGTCGGGTGCTTCCGGCCGCCGTCGGTGCCGGACGGCATTTCGCGGCTGCGGCTGACCGCACGGGCCGACCTCACGGAGTCCGATGTGGACCGCGCGGTGAAGGTGATCACGGCGACGGCTCCCCGCGGTGCGACCGCCTGA
- a CDS encoding GNAT family N-acetyltransferase, whose protein sequence is MPTLHDATGPELTAAQLHDILRLRVDVFVVEQKAAYPELDGRDLRPDTRHLWFEDDGGVTAYLRVLLDPDGVRRIGRVVTAASARGRGLAAQLMDAALTVPGEYVLDAQTYVQGFYARYGFVAEGAEYVDDDGIPHITMRRLPQ, encoded by the coding sequence ATGCCGACCCTGCACGACGCGACCGGGCCCGAGCTGACCGCCGCCCAGCTGCACGACATCCTCCGCCTGCGCGTGGACGTGTTCGTGGTGGAGCAGAAAGCGGCGTACCCCGAGCTGGACGGTCGTGACCTGCGGCCGGACACCCGCCACCTGTGGTTCGAGGACGACGGCGGGGTCACGGCGTACCTGCGGGTCCTCCTCGACCCGGACGGCGTCCGCCGCATCGGCCGGGTGGTGACGGCGGCCTCCGCCCGCGGCCGCGGCCTGGCGGCCCAGCTGATGGACGCGGCCCTCACGGTCCCCGGCGAGTACGTCCTGGACGCCCAGACCTACGTCCAAGGCTTCTACGCGCGCTACGGCTTCGTCGCGGAAGGCGCGGAGTACGTCGACGACGACGGAATCCCGCACATCACCATGCGCCGCCTCCCGCAGTAG
- a CDS encoding S1 family peptidase yields MSVKSRRSLLLASGALLAVAAVAVPVVVGTASADPASANQPRIVGGDKASLSDHPYAVYLTDSGGNQFCGAVIVSSTAVATAAHCAKAVAKQDVRVVAGREDKRTDEGDVLSVSKVWISKGYTDPTQGDDIAVMTVRGQFGYRPAKLPGNGDSASYREGTQATVLGWGRVADGGDRSDYLRSAQVPVVSDSACRSDYSVYDQKTMVCAGYAEGGVDACQGDSGGPLVVGDTLIGIVSFGDGCGKAGKPGVYTRVSAYTDDIEAQAKPRIFG; encoded by the coding sequence ATGTCCGTGAAGTCCCGCCGATCCCTGCTGCTCGCGAGCGGCGCGCTCCTCGCGGTCGCGGCGGTGGCCGTCCCGGTCGTGGTCGGCACGGCGTCGGCGGACCCGGCGTCCGCCAACCAGCCCCGGATCGTGGGCGGTGACAAGGCGTCCCTTTCGGACCACCCGTACGCGGTGTACCTGACCGACTCGGGCGGGAACCAGTTCTGCGGCGCGGTGATCGTCAGCTCGACGGCGGTCGCGACGGCGGCGCACTGCGCCAAGGCGGTCGCGAAGCAGGACGTCCGCGTGGTGGCCGGCCGGGAGGACAAGCGCACCGACGAGGGTGACGTCCTGAGCGTGTCGAAGGTCTGGATCAGCAAGGGCTACACCGACCCGACGCAGGGCGACGACATCGCGGTCATGACCGTCCGCGGCCAGTTCGGCTACCGGCCCGCGAAGCTGCCGGGCAACGGTGACTCGGCTTCGTACCGCGAAGGCACGCAAGCGACGGTGCTCGGCTGGGGCCGCGTCGCCGACGGCGGCGACCGCTCCGACTACCTGCGCAGCGCCCAGGTCCCGGTGGTGTCGGACAGCGCCTGCCGCTCCGACTACTCCGTGTACGACCAGAAGACGATGGTCTGCGCGGGGTACGCCGAGGGCGGCGTCGACGCCTGCCAGGGCGACTCCGGCGGCCCGCTCGTCGTGGGCGACACGCTGATCGGGATCGTGTCGTTCGGTGACGGTTGCGGCAAGGCGGGCAAGCCGGGCGTCTACACCCGCGTCTCGGCGTACACGGACGACATCGAGGCCCAGGCCAAGCCGCGCATCTTCGGCTGA
- a CDS encoding M15 family metallopeptidase — translation MRRTATAACGAVMALTLAACTSEVPQTPQPVAATPFSTAVAKPPAPVTSAPPATSSAPAVTWQVGARPLPLRPDGFGEIEPTPPELVNRALPTKDLLPPPENDRYQATVSAVSADVLARSTWQPACPVKAGDLRYLTMSFWGFDGRAHTGEMLVNAKGAARITQVFGQLFAARFPLEEMRVTSPEELTAPPTGDGNNTSAFVCRPARGQTSWSAHAYGLAVDVNPFCNPYTQGDLVLPELASAYLDRSRRRPGMVLAGDATVRAFAAIGWSWGGAWTSPKDRMHFTGNGH, via the coding sequence ATGCGACGGACAGCGACGGCGGCCTGCGGGGCGGTCATGGCCCTCACACTGGCCGCCTGCACGTCGGAAGTCCCGCAAACCCCGCAGCCGGTGGCCGCGACGCCGTTCTCGACCGCGGTGGCCAAACCCCCCGCTCCGGTGACTTCGGCGCCACCGGCGACGTCGAGCGCGCCTGCCGTCACCTGGCAGGTGGGTGCCCGTCCGCTCCCCCTCCGCCCGGACGGGTTCGGCGAGATCGAGCCGACGCCACCCGAACTGGTGAACCGGGCACTTCCGACAAAAGACCTCTTGCCGCCGCCGGAGAACGACAGGTACCAGGCGACGGTCAGCGCCGTGTCCGCCGACGTCCTCGCGCGCAGCACCTGGCAGCCCGCCTGCCCGGTCAAGGCCGGCGACCTGCGCTACCTGACGATGTCGTTCTGGGGTTTCGACGGCCGCGCGCACACCGGGGAGATGCTGGTCAACGCGAAGGGCGCTGCCAGGATCACCCAGGTCTTCGGGCAGCTCTTCGCGGCGCGCTTCCCCCTGGAAGAGATGCGCGTGACCAGCCCCGAGGAGCTGACCGCGCCGCCGACCGGCGACGGCAACAACACCAGCGCGTTCGTCTGCCGCCCGGCGCGCGGACAGACGTCCTGGTCGGCGCACGCGTACGGGCTCGCGGTGGACGTCAACCCGTTCTGCAACCCCTACACCCAGGGCGACCTCGTGCTGCCCGAACTGGCTTCGGCCTACCTCGACCGGTCGCGTCGCCGACCGGGCATGGTCCTGGCCGGCGACGCGACCGTGCGCGCGTTCGCCGCGATCGGCTGGAGCTGGGGCGGCGCGTGGACCAGCCCGAAGGACCGGATGCACTTCACCGGCAACGGCCACTGA